The genomic interval GGCAGACTCCGGGCAAATGCGGTTTCAGCTATCGCAAACACGGGAACCCGCTGACGTCGTCACGCATCGGGATAACGACGCGACAGAAGCATACCGGCTCTACGAGGCCGGCAGGCTATTCGAACGGCAAGCGCGGCATGCGGAGGCTGAGGACGCTTACCGCAAGGCGCTTAAGCTCGATCCCTCATTGCACGCGGCGTGGGTAGACCTCAGTGCTTTGCTTTGCGACCATGGCAATTGTGGAGAAGCATTAAGGCTGCTGGCAGAGGCACGTATTCGATTTCCGGAAAGTACCGCACTGCTCTTCAATCAGGCACTGGCATTGGAAGACCTCGGTGATTGCATTGGCGCGCAGCATGCCTACCACGATTGCCTGCGTCTAGACCCATTGAATGCCGATGCCCATTTCAACCTGGGCCGACTGTACGACTGCGCGGGTCGCCCTCAGGAGGCTTTGCGCCACTATAACCAGTATCGGATGATCACGAACTGAGACAGGGAGTCGAGGGCATGACATCCCGCACGCGTACCCTCGACCGATACGACCAAAAGCGCGACTTCTCAATCACGCCCGAGCCGTCCGGTCGCGCCAGGCGCACCCGAAGCGAGGCACGCGCCCTAACCTTCGTTATCCAGAAACACTGGGCTCGACGCCTTCACTACGATTTCCGGCTAGAGCTTGACGGCGTATTGCTCAGTTGGGCAGTACCCAAGGGGCCCAGCTTCGACCCCGCGGAGAAGCGCATCGCGATCCATGTCGAGGACCACCCACTGGATTACGCGACGTTCGAGGGTGACATTCCTCGCGGCCAATATGGCGCCGGCTCGGTCATCGTCTGGGACCGCGGAACGTGGCAGCCAGTCGGCGATCCGCACCAAGGTCTCGTGGACGGCAAGCTCCTTTTCGACTTGCATGGCCGCAAGCTGGCTGGGCGGTGGGAACTGGTGCGCATCGCGAAGCCCGGCGACAAATCCGAGCAATGGATCCTGTTCAAGAAACGCGACGCCTGGGCGCGCCCCTTATCGGATTTCGACGTACTGACCGCCATGCCCGATAGCGTGTCGGCGGAGCCAGATCTCGCCTCCCTCACGCTGTTAGCGAATGGCGACACGAGCAACAGCGTCCAGAACGCACCGCGTTCCGGGCTTCCTGCCCAGCTCGCGCCGCAGCTTGCAACGCTTTCGCCCACCGTACCGGTCGGGCCTGAATGGATCATCGAGACAAAGTTCGACGGCTATCGTCTTTTGGCCCGCATACAGCATGGGGTAGTGAGACTTTTCACGCGAAACGGTCACGATTGGACCAGCAAGTTCCGGACGCTCGCGCGGGATCTGTCGACGCTGCATATCGAGGAGGCGTGGCTGGACGGCGAAATAGTGGTGCTACGAAACGACCTGCCTGACTTCAACGCCCTCCAGAACGCGATCAACGCGAACCGCAACGACGAGATCGTCTATTTCCTGTTCGACATTCCATACTGGAACGGCCGCGACCTTCGGCAGCTGCGCCTAGACGCCCGACGGGCACACCTTGCGACGATTCTTGCTGAGTGCCCCAGTAGGCTACGGTTCAGCGATGCTTTCGATGCGCCCGCGCCGCAAATGTTCAAGGCTGCCTGCGAACTGCAACTTGAGGGACTAATGTTCAAGCGCGCCGACGCGCCATACGTATCTGCCCGCACACCCACCTGGCTCAAGGCTAAGTGCAAGCTCCGGCAGGAGTTCGTCGTGGGGGCTACTCCGAAAGGTCAGGCGGGGGCGACGAAGTGGGCAAGCTTTACCTGGGCGTGTACGACGGCAGGGAGCTTCGCTACGTCGGTGGAGTTGGTACTGGATGGGACGGCGCGACTGCAGCAGAGCTGCGTCGGAGTCTGGAAAAGTCTGTGGTACCGGACATGCCGTTCGACATTTACACGAAAGCCAAGCGCTGGGCCGTGGCGGCGATGGCCCGGTCCACTGGGTAAAGCCAAAGATGGTGGTGGAGGTCGAATTCTCCGAGTGGACTCCCGAGGGTCACGTCCGTCACGCGTCCTTCAAGGGTGTTCGCAAGGACAAGCCACCGATGCAGATCCGCCGCGAGGCCATTCAGACCGCGGTGGCGCCGCAGGGTGTGACTTCGGTGAAGGTCACAAGTCCCGGCCGTGTCATTGACGAAAGCAGCGGGATCACGAAGCTCGAGCTGGTGCGCTACTACGAGAGCATTTCGGAAAGAATGCTGCCGCACTTGAAGGACCGCCCACTTTCACTGGTGCGCGCGCCTGAAGGCATCGGAAAACCACAGTTTTTCCAGAAGCACGCAGAGACCGCTATTCCCGGACTGACGGAGCTGCCGGCGTCCTTGTGGCCCGGCCACGGCTCGCTGCTCGCTGCGAACTCCCCGGAAGCGATTGTCGCAGCCGCGCAGATGAACGTGATCGAATTCCACACCTGGAACTCCGTTGCACGTCGCATCGATACCCCTGACCGCTTCATTCTCGACCTAGACCCGGGCGAAGGGGTCTCCTGGCTCACGATGCAGGAAGCCGCGCTGCTCGTTAAGACGCTGCTCGACGAGCTGGGCCTGCGTTCCTGGCTGAAGACCAGCGGTGGCAAAGGCCTGCATGTGGTCGTCCCTTTGACGGGGCGGCAGAACTACGAAACGGTGAAGGATTTCTCTCGCGCCATCGTGCTGCACATCGCGTCTGTTCTACCGGAGCGCTTTAGCTCGAAATCGGGGCCGGCCAACCGCAAGGGCAAGATCTTCGTCGACTACTTGCGGAATGGCCATGCTCAGACGACGGCCGCTGCGTTCTCCGCACGGGCTAGGCCCGGCATGGGCGTATCGATACCTATACCGTGGGAAGGGCTGCAAGACATCAAAAGCGGAGCCAACTGGAATATTCGCAACGCCCGTGAGTATCTGAGCTTCGAGCGCGAGGACCCTTGGCGAGACTTTTGGTCGACAAGACAATCGGTGGCGAGAGGTATCAAGCTGTTGCGCTGAGGGCGCGTCGCATTCTGAGGCGGCTTCCCCTCGGCGGTCCTTTCTGCTGGCAGCCTACTTCTGCCGTGCCGCCGAGACTCTGCGGCGCATCGCGGTCTGAAACGAGACCGGTACACCGGGGTAGATGGTGACAGCCCAATCCCACGCCGCACTTGCCTCGGTGAAGCGCTGACTTCTGCCAGCAGTGCCGTCCGCGAACAGCGGCGTGGCGTGCCAGTTCTCTCTAATTGGAAGCACGGACACACGGCGAACTTGCTTGACATGATCCATTGTTAATGCTCCACCCGTTGCTGGTGATTGCCACGACGAAGAAGACGCCGGGTGTTTAATCGTCGACAGCAATGGAATCAAAAGCAAACTGGACGCGATACCGGACCAGCTCAAGATTTTTCACGGCCTCCGCCGCGTAGCGAACCGGCTCCGGAAAGTCGCCGGCGATGAGCATCCCGCGAGGCGGCTTCTTGTCTTGGCGAGCGTACCAGCCAAGGTAGCGGGCGATCTGCCCCACCGCGGCGTCTTTGGCATCCCCCACCTTTAATTCGATGACGACGCGGCGGCCGTTTGCATCTTCCGCAAGGATGTCCACGCGGCCGACATCGATCACAACTTGCCGCTCCACGAATCGCAATCCCTTCTCGAGCGTGCCAAGATTGCGAATCAAATGTTCTTCCACATCCCGCTCGAAGCTTATAGAAGCCTCGATGCGCTGTTCGATCGCATCGACGGTTTCGACTTCCTGTTCGATCAACGGGTCTTCACCAACCGGTGCCCACACGTTGGGACCGTGCTTGCTCTCGTCGTAGATAAAGAAGCGCCCATCGTCGGCGCGATAGAGAAACTTCTCTGCCGACTTGTGATGCAGATATGCCCTCGGCTGATTCACGGCGCAGCCATAGAGATGCGCGGTTAGCGTGCCGGGTGTCCATTTGTCCGGGTATGCAGCGTTGATATGGTCGCGAATCTCGCGCGACGTGACACCGGTGGGCGAGGATTCAACGAAGTGGCGGACAGCACCTGCCATGGTGGTCATGGGAATTCCTGATTCGTTCGAAGTTGTCAGAAGGGTGATCAAAATCTAAGAGCCGCACGGCACCTAATGGTGTCATCGGCTCGAGCCGCGAATTGTTAAGGCGGCCGCACTCGGGCTTACCGAGACGTGTCCAGTCAGTCTCTTCTATCAAAAGAGGTGGAAATACTGTATGGATATACAGTACACTTATCCGGACGGAGACCATCATGCTAACCGTCGAACCCGAAGCAATCCACCCTGCACTTTGGCGAGCCGCTCAGTTGGCTCGCAGTTCCGTACGCACAGTGCCTGCCGGCGACAAATCCCTGTCGTTGGAACTGCCCGGTGGCGGCTGGCCGATCGGAACGCTGGTCGAAATGCTGGTCCAGCAGCCGGGCATCGGAGAACTGAGTCTGCTGCGCCCTGCTCTGCTGGCTAGCGTCACGCGGCCGATCGCGCTCGTGATGCCGCCTCATACTCCGCAAGCACACGCGCTCGCGAACTGGGGCATCGCGCCAGAGCGTCTGATGTGGATTCGCGCGCAGCGCACTGCCGATGTGTTGTGGGCGACTGAGCAGCTGCTTCGCGCCGGAACCTGTAGCGCCGTTCTTCTCTGGCAGCAGCACGTCCGCAACGACGCGCTGCGCCGACTCAACCTCGCAGCGCAGTCCGGTGAAACGTTCTTCTGCATGGTGCGGCCGCTAGCCTGCGCCCGCGATGCTTCACCTGCCCCACTACGTGTCGCCGTTGCTCCCGCTGCCGGTGGCGTCGAGCTCACCTTCATCAAACGCCGCGGCCCGCAACGAGACGAGCCGCTTTTCGTCCCCTGACACCGTCGCCGATCCTGCTTCATCGCCATGCCGTACCTGTGGATCTGCCTGCGCCTGCCCCGCTTGTCCTCGAAGTGTTCCGGCCGAGCTGGTCCACTGAGCTGGCCGTCGCGGTCATGGAAAAAGAGCGCGTCTACGCTGCCACTTCCCTCGCTGCTTCCGCTGGCGTGCGGATGAACATGCGGCGCGGTGGCGTGCAAACGGTTGCGCCCCACACCCTGATGCTTGATCGGGCACCAGAAAAAGAAGCGGAGGCGCTTCGGCGTGTTGCGATCGCCTTGCTGCAGTTCTCCCCGAACTTGATTGAGGCGGAGGAGGAATCGGTTCTGGTCGAGGTATCGACGAGTCTGCGCCTGTTCGGCGGTGTTCGGCGACTGCGATCGCGTATTCGCGATACCGCGCACACCATGGGATTCTCGGCGGACATCGGCTGCGCACCGACGGCACAAGCCGCCTGGCTGCATGCGCGGGCGGGCGGCGGCACATCGCTGAAGATTGATCGCTTCGCGCGGAGGATGGACAAGCTGCCTGTCGGATTGCTTCCTCCGGCCCGCCCCATCGCAGAATGGCTCGACGGGCTCGGCTGTCGCACGCTCGCGCAGCTGCGGCGGCTGCCCCGAGCTGGCCTGCAGCGCCGATGCGGCAAAGCTCTCAACGAAACGCTCGACCGCGCCCTCGGCGAAGCCGCCGAGGTGTTCGACTGGCTGGAAGCGCCACCGACCTTCACCGCACGGGTGGAATTACCCGACCGGATCGAGCACGCAGACACCATCCTCGCCTATGGTCAAAGTCTGATTGCCCAACTGATCGGGTGGCTGGTGTCACAGCACCTTGCGGTCACCCGTCTGCAGTTCGAGCTCGAGCACGAGCGAGGACGAGAGGCGATCGCGCCGACGGTCATGGATGTTTCGCTCGCAGAACCGAGCTGGAGCGATGGGCACCTCGTCCGTCTGTTGCGCGAGCGACTAGGTCGGCTGGAGCTCGTTGCACCGACGATCGCTGTCCGACTCACGGTGACGGATGTGCAGCCACTGGCTCCCCCAGCGAATCGCTTTTTCCCGAGCCCGGCGGCAATCCCGAGGATCATGCCCGCGTCATGGAACTGCTGACGGCGCGCCTGGGCGCAGACAATATCCTTCGCCCGGAGCCGGTACCGGATTATCGGCCAGAGGTCGCCAACAGCTGGGTGCCGGCAGTTGGCAAGCCCCCGCGGCCAACGGCGTTGCCGCCCCTGCCCCGCCCTACGTGGCTGCTGGACAAGCCCATCGCTCTGCTCATGCGTGACCACCGACCGTTCTACGGCTCGCCGCTGCGCATCGTGTCGCCGCCCGAGCGCATCGAGGCAGGCTGGTGGGACGGGCAATTGCAGACCCGCGATTACTACGTTGCGGAAGGCCGCGACCATAGCTTCTACTGGATCTATCAGGAGCGCATGGGCAGCCGCGAGGGCGACGAGTCGCGATGGTATCTGCACGGCCTCTTTGGATGAGCCATGTCGAGCCCACTCGCCGGCGGCGTACTGCCCGAATATGCCGAGCTTCATTGCCTCTCGAACTTTACGTTCCTGGAGGGCGCGTCCCGCGCCGAAGAACTCGTGGAGCGCGCGGCCGCACTCGGCTATAGCGCGATCGCCATCACAGATGAGTGCTCCCTCGCGGGTATTGTCCGCGCGCACACGGAAGCGAAGGCCCACGGACTGAAACTCGTCGTCGGCGCCTCCTTCCGTCTGGTCAACGCGGATGGCTCCCCTGCCCTTTCCATCGTCATACTGGCCCGCAACCGTGAGGGCTATGGCAACCTCTGCGAGCTCATCACGCTTGCCAGAATGCGCGCGTCGAAAGGCGCGTACTGGCTGACGCCTCGCGATCTGGAAGCCCCTGACGAGCCATACGCCCATCTTCGTGGGATGCCCGACTGCCTCGTGCTGTTTGTGCCCGAGTACGCCGCCCCAGCCGAAATGATCGCCGCGCAGGCGGCGTGGGTGTCCCGCACGTTCTCCGGGCGCGCGTGGATGGCATTGACGCTGCACTATCGGCCCTACGACGATCTGCATCGCGCAGCCGTCGAGCAGGCAGCGGCGGCGAACCATCTGCGCCTCGTCGCCGCTGGCCATGTGGCCATGCACGTCCGGTCACGCAAGCCTCTGCAGGACGTCATGACTGCAATCCGGCTTGGCAAGCCGGTACCGGCATGCGGCTATGAGCTCTCGCCGAACGCTGAACGACATCTGCGATCGCGTCTTCGTTTGGCCAACATTTACCCGCACCGGCTCCTGACCGAGTCGCTCCATATTGCGAATCTCTGCCAGTTCTCCCTGGACGAGCTGCGCTACGAATACCCGGAGGAAGTCGTGCCGGACGGAGTATCGCCGGCGGACTATCTACGCAGTGAAACCTACATCGGCGCGCACCGGCGCTTCCCAAAAGGCATCCCGCACAATGTGCAGGCGCAGATCGAGCATGAGCTCGCGCTCGTGCGCGACATGGACTACGAGCGGTATTTCCTGACCGTGTACGACCTGGTACGCTTCGCCCGCTCCAACGGGATTCTGTGTCAGGGCCGCGGCTCGGCCGCAAACTCGGCGGTGTGCTATTGCCTGGGCATCACCGAAGTGGATCCGGCGCGGGGCAATCTGCTGTTCGAGCGGTTCATCTCGAAAGAGCGTGGCGAGCCGCCCGACATCGACGTGGACTTTGAACACCAGCGACGCGAAGAGGTCATCCAGTATCTCTACTCGAAGTACGGCCGCGACCGGGCCGCGTTGGCCGCCGCGGTATCGACATACCGGCCACGTGGTGCGCTGCGCGAGTCAGGCAAGGCGCTCGGCGTCGATCCCGCGATCGTGGACATGGTGGCCAAGGCGCATCACTGGTTCGATAGCAAGGCGGATCTGCTGAAACGGTTTGAAGAGAGCGGCGTCGACACAGAGAGCGAACTCACACAGCGCTGGGCAAGCATGGCCACGCAGCTGCTCGGCTTCCCGCGCCACTTGTCGCAGCACAGCGGCGGATTCGTCATTGCCCGGGGCAAGCTGTCACGGCTCGTCCCCATCGAGAATGCCGCGATGCCAGACCGCAGCGTCATCCAGTGGGACAAGGACGACCTGGATGCCGTGGGACTACTGAAGGTCGACGTGCTTGCCCTCGGCATGCTCTCTGCGATCCATCGGGCCCTCGACCTTGTGTCCGAGCAACGCGGCGAGGTGTTCGAGTTGCAGGACATCCCGGCCGAAGATCCGGAGACCTACGAAATGCTGTGCCGCGCCGATAGCGTAGGCGTATTTCAGGTCGAATCCCGCGCGCAGATGTCGATGCTTCCGCGCCTGCGCCCGCAAACCTTCTACGATCTCGTCATCGAGGTCGCGATCGTGCGCCCCGGCCCGGTACAGGGCGGCATGGTGCATCCCTACCTGCGGCGCCGGCAGGGCAAGGAACCGGTAAGCTATCCCAGTCCGGAAATGGAGGTGGCCCTGTCTCGGACGCTTGGCGTGCCGATCTTTCAGGAGCAGGTCATGCAGGTAGCGATGCTCGCGGCCGGCTTCTCTGCCGGCGAAGCTGACCAGTTACGCCGTGCGATGGCCGCGTGGAAGCGCAAGGGCGGGCTGGAGCGATACTACGATCGCATTGTCAGCGGGATGCTCGAGCGCGGCTACGAGCGGGAGTTCGCCGAATCGATCTTCCAGCAGATCCAGGGCTTCGGCGAGTATGGATTTCCCGAGAGCCATGCCGCGAGTTTCGCCCTTCTTGTCTATGCCAGTGCCTGGCTCAAATGCCACGAGCCTGCCGCGTTCCTCTGCGCCTTGCTCAACAGCCAGCCGATGGGGTTTTACAGCCCGTCGCAGCTGGTGCAGGATGCCAAGCGCCATGGCGTCACCGTGCTGCCGGCAGACGTCGCTGTAAGTGGCTGGGATTCTTCGCTGGAGTCAAACGAAACAGGACCTCGCGTGCGCCTCGGGCTGTCGTTGGTGCGCGGCATGCGGGAAGAATCCGCGCGTCGCATCGAGACATGCCGCGCGGTGCGCAACTTCGACAGCGTCACCGATCTGGCGCGTCGAGCCGAGCTGGACCGCCACGACATGCAGGTACTCGCCGCCAGCGACGCACTGCGCACCCTCTCTGGGAATCGGCGTCAGGCATTGTGGGAAGCGTCGGCAGCCGTACCAGACAAAGATCTGCTCAAGGTCGCCGACTTGGCGGAGGAATCTCCCGCTTTGGTACCGCCGACCGAAGGCGAGACCATTCTCGGCGACTACCGATCTATGGGACTCACGCTGCAACGGCATCCCCTCGCGCTACTGCGCCGCCAGCTGGCCAGTAGACGGTTCGAGACCGCTGCGACGCTTGCTAGCTACGCCGATCGGCAACTCGCACGCGGCGCCGGCATTGTGACGGTTCGGCAACGGCCCGGTACCGCCAAAGGCGTGTTGTTCCTGACAATCGAAGACGAGACCGGCAACGTGAACGTCATCGTGTGGCCGTCAGTCCTCGAAAAGTTTAGGAAGCAGATTCTCAACGCCTCTCTGCTGGGCGTCTACGGCCAATGGCAAGCCGATGGGGATGTCCGGCATCTGGTGGCGCAATACGCCGTCGACCTTTCTCCCATGCTCGGTGCGCTGGATACCCGCAGCCGCAATTTCTGCTGAAGCGGCGAATCAATACCCATGCGCCTTGATAGGATGGCGCACAACGGAGACCCACATGTGTGTGAACTACGCCCCCGTCCAAAGGCAGATCCTTCGCGATATCTTCGGGGTCGAGCCGCCGCCGGGCGAGTGGCGATCCGAAGCCTGGCCTGACTATCCAGCACCCATCATCCGCCGGGCCAATGACTCGGATGCGTGGGAGAGCGTGCTGGCGTCCTTCAGCATGGTGCCAAAGAAGGCGATCCCATCAGGCACTCGCTATTTCCCGACCGCCAATGCGAGAGTGGAGACGATCGGCCAGCTACGCTCGTTCGCGTCGCACTGGCGTGCGTGTCAATTCGCCCTCATTCCAGCAACTGCGTTCTTCGAGCCCAACTGGGAGACTGGCAAAGCGGTTCGGTGGAAGATTAGTGTTCCTGGCGGTGAACCATTCGCTATTGCCGGGCTCTGGCGCAAGTGGCCCGATGGCGCGGTGTCGTTCACGATGCCAACGCTCAATGCCGATAGCCACCCGTTGCTTCGCCGATTCCATAAGCCAGGAAGCGAGAAGCGCGCCGTGGTTGTATTGCCTAAAGGCGATTGGGATGAATGGCTG from Cupriavidus sp. EM10 carries:
- a CDS encoding error-prone DNA polymerase is translated as MSSPLAGGVLPEYAELHCLSNFTFLEGASRAEELVERAAALGYSAIAITDECSLAGIVRAHTEAKAHGLKLVVGASFRLVNADGSPALSIVILARNREGYGNLCELITLARMRASKGAYWLTPRDLEAPDEPYAHLRGMPDCLVLFVPEYAAPAEMIAAQAAWVSRTFSGRAWMALTLHYRPYDDLHRAAVEQAAAANHLRLVAAGHVAMHVRSRKPLQDVMTAIRLGKPVPACGYELSPNAERHLRSRLRLANIYPHRLLTESLHIANLCQFSLDELRYEYPEEVVPDGVSPADYLRSETYIGAHRRFPKGIPHNVQAQIEHELALVRDMDYERYFLTVYDLVRFARSNGILCQGRGSAANSAVCYCLGITEVDPARGNLLFERFISKERGEPPDIDVDFEHQRREEVIQYLYSKYGRDRAALAAAVSTYRPRGALRESGKALGVDPAIVDMVAKAHHWFDSKADLLKRFEESGVDTESELTQRWASMATQLLGFPRHLSQHSGGFVIARGKLSRLVPIENAAMPDRSVIQWDKDDLDAVGLLKVDVLALGMLSAIHRALDLVSEQRGEVFELQDIPAEDPETYEMLCRADSVGVFQVESRAQMSMLPRLRPQTFYDLVIEVAIVRPGPVQGGMVHPYLRRRQGKEPVSYPSPEMEVALSRTLGVPIFQEQVMQVAMLAAGFSAGEADQLRRAMAAWKRKGGLERYYDRIVSGMLERGYEREFAESIFQQIQGFGEYGFPESHAASFALLVYASAWLKCHEPAAFLCALLNSQPMGFYSPSQLVQDAKRHGVTVLPADVAVSGWDSSLESNETGPRVRLGLSLVRGMREESARRIETCRAVRNFDSVTDLARRAELDRHDMQVLAASDALRTLSGNRRQALWEASAAVPDKDLLKVADLAEESPALVPPTEGETILGDYRSMGLTLQRHPLALLRRQLASRRFETAATLASYADRQLARGAGIVTVRQRPGTAKGVLFLTIEDETGNVNVIVWPSVLEKFRKQILNASLLGVYGQWQADGDVRHLVAQYAVDLSPMLGALDTRSRNFC
- a CDS encoding endonuclease NucS domain-containing protein translates to MTTMAGAVRHFVESSPTGVTSREIRDHINAAYPDKWTPGTLTAHLYGCAVNQPRAYLHHKSAEKFLYRADDGRFFIYDESKHGPNVWAPVGEDPLIEQEVETVDAIEQRIEASISFERDVEEHLIRNLGTLEKGLRFVERQVVIDVGRVDILAEDANGRRVVIELKVGDAKDAAVGQIARYLGWYARQDKKPPRGMLIAGDFPEPVRYAAEAVKNLELVRYRVQFAFDSIAVDD
- a CDS encoding tetratricopeptide repeat protein, which encodes MRTYSLREVLDLIGIPRSAVMGLVAAGVVAPERGGHGEYCFGFRDLVVLRTAAALRKSHISAGRIKESLLRTKAITDSASAASLRAEGRNIVARARGDEWLADSGQMRFQLSQTREPADVVTHRDNDATEAYRLYEAGRLFERQARHAEAEDAYRKALKLDPSLHAAWVDLSALLCDHGNCGEALRLLAEARIRFPESTALLFNQALALEDLGDCIGAQHAYHDCLRLDPLNADAHFNLGRLYDCAGRPQEALRHYNQYRMITN
- a CDS encoding SOS response-associated peptidase, with the translated sequence MCVNYAPVQRQILRDIFGVEPPPGEWRSEAWPDYPAPIIRRANDSDAWESVLASFSMVPKKAIPSGTRYFPTANARVETIGQLRSFASHWRACQFALIPATAFFEPNWETGKAVRWKISVPGGEPFAIAGLWRKWPDGAVSFTMPTLNADSHPLLRRFHKPGSEKRAVVVLPKGDWDEWLHCRDPEVARTLLRLMPSDLLVAQPAPIPPKSAIAPPSGRETDNSKTGT
- a CDS encoding DNA polymerase Y family protein, yielding MEKERVYAATSLAASAGVRMNMRRGGVQTVAPHTLMLDRAPEKEAEALRRVAIALLQFSPNLIEAEEESVLVEVSTSLRLFGGVRRLRSRIRDTAHTMGFSADIGCAPTAQAAWLHARAGGGTSLKIDRFARRMDKLPVGLLPPARPIAEWLDGLGCRTLAQLRRLPRAGLQRRCGKALNETLDRALGEAAEVFDWLEAPPTFTARVELPDRIEHADTILAYGQSLIAQLIGWLVSQHLAVTRLQFELEHERGREAIAPTVMDVSLAEPSWSDGHLVRLLRERLGRLELVAPTIAVRLTVTDVQPLAPPANRFFPSPAAIPRIMPASWNC